TATGCCTTAAATTGAGAAATTCATATTTCAGAACCATTAAAGTCTGCATATTCTTTGATAACCAAGCAAGTAGACTCTGCAGTAACTGCAATATTGTCCACTATAATCAGTCACACAATGTCACCGAATCGTGCAGCACTACTGTTATGTGAATATGATGAATGAGAAGTAAAGCCTATGTTAATTCATGAATATGTGCTTTCATTGGAGTTCTTTCAGATTACATGTTAGGTTCATCATCTGAATCCTTCCCATGTATTATCAATTGATAGTAAGGCTTTCAATGTGTCCCCAAGAGGCAAAGATAAGCAAGCTGAAGCTACTctcttaatgtttttaatgttggtgTAACATAAGAAAGCATGTGTTTCCATCATAGGTTTGTTGCTAAGTTGtggacattttttaatcttCCACTCAAACATGATAACGTTTTTCAGGCTCCTCTTAGCAGTTCGTTTTGGTCACTGGGAATTGTCATTGCTTGAACATTTGAAGTCACACCTACCCTGATGGAAAGTGCAGCTTCTCAAGATGAAGCTGATATAACCCCAGTCTCACTGAGGGAACACAGCAGGGTGTGAACCTgcagtgtcagtgtgttttgttttctcagatTCAATTGGTTCATAGTAGGGATGCACCCAAAATTCGGCCAATGAAGATTTTTGGCcgaaaagtgcattttcggttttcggtcgaaagacttttatcaccgaaacaacacagCCTAAACAGAATTTTGTGATGACACAAGCAAAAACCGCAGCCAGTACGCACTTGTCTGGATCATGGTTTGGATAAGAtaaattgcagcactaaagcctcttctaagcaaagacagagaagggcacagcgcaggagaaggagaacagagcgcagaaaaaaaggactcgtctctctgaactaGATGAGGGGCACTCACCCTCGCTGTCTGATATGTttaatgagatccttgattttagtgaggttagcacacagtcatagccatgaatccaatggtaggggagaccgggtacagttgtaacatttttgacaattctgtctataactttgagctcttttaacccagtgtgttcaaactgctatacaaactagctgcaactaaactgagcatgtgcagagtgaatcaggtgattcctaacttgttcctgattggagcaagtgcaagtgttacaactgtccctggtctccctactaataattgacATGATCATTTCTTCTGGTGTTTCGGTTtttggccttggtttcctcattttcggtttttggtttcggccaagaaGTTTCACTTCGGTGCATCTGTAGTTCGTAGTGTTGCTCGTTTGATTATATCTTGATGGTCTTGTAAGTTTTCAAGGATTCATTAATCTTCACGATTCATCAATCATGTATAATATTTAGCCAACAAATAGAAATCCCAATCTATGAAGTTTGGTAACAGTGCTGTAAAGTGCATGGTGTAGAAAagtcttttcattttttgtccCTCTCAAAGTAAGGCTGCAACTTACAATTTATAACAATAATGAATATGCAACTAAAATGAGTTTAACTCAACGTCTAAGCACATACGCCCTAAACAATGTAAATTATTCAATACAACCAAAATAGGGAAAACTCTCATGTCTGTGATCCAGTggttaatttattttcatggGATGGGAAATAGGAGGGCGTCCCTCGAAGTAAATAATTGAAGCCATCAGAAGACTCCACCCTGACTCCACTTTCATGTTGTCCGTCAAATAACTGCACCTTTGCTTCTGAGCTGTGTCACTGTACACACAGCGATGATGAAGAACCTGAAGAGTTCACTGTATACTGAGTTCTACCTGAAGCTAAATGATCTTAACAGGTCTTCACCTCCACCTGTGAAAAATCACGTCTCATGTCCATTGTTCTGTTTGTGGCTGCTTGATGGTTAAGAACTAAGCTTCGACAAACTTAAGTTCTGTCTTTTCTTGATTTCTCTGAATGAGGGAATAATAAAGTTCAAACACTATTAAAGTAGTCAGCAGAACACTTACACATTTTACCTGAAAATTCTGATCACAttggaagaggaggaaatgagaCTCGTGGGCTGGTATACTCATATTTGAGCTGGGTACAGCCATGATAACATTACCTGTTGGTCTTCAGGGTGACCTAATTAAAGATAGGTAAAGATAGATAGGCTGGCATGATGTTTGTCGTGAGTCCCTGGGACATTGAAGTTCCTCATAGTGGGTATCTGTGTCATAACATGATGATCACAGAGCTGTGGGCTCTTGGCCAGAGGTTTCCAAACAAGGGGAATGACACAATGAAAGGTGTTACTTACTTTGATGACGTGCTGCAGGTCTCAAACTGGTGTCAGCTTCTCTGACCTGCAGCGCTTTCTGTATCTACTTCTCTGTTACAGCTGCATCTGCTGATGCACAGCATCCCCAAATGTCCTCTCATGGTTTTGGAGCAGTATGCAGAGAtttacatttgatgtttttcaaactctttatttaagaaaaagaaataagaaagcaacactgtttttttgtctcttgaATATATTTGAAAGCTATATTCCTTTCTCAGTGCAGCACAGATCAGTTCACCAgactctgtatgtctggtgcatactgcagtttttgacaataaagaagactttgacatgaatcacatgaatacaagtcaatgcagagaaaaaatatttgaattgaTTGAAAGCACTGATTGAAAGAGGGAGTGCATTATTAATAATACTTATTATGGGTTACAATAAGGCTTCAAAATGTTGTCAGAACCAAATCAATCATTCAGAATGAGTTTTTCTGGcccacccttttttttttatgaaaattcccACTACCATCCCCCACACAGAAAATGTAAGACTTGGGGATTAATAAGGTTCTCAatgatggcttttttttttttttagaggtgACAAACACGTAACAAAAATCTGAAGAAACTGCTAGAAATCATCTTTCTGCAGTGAAGAACCAtcagaaaaataacaaaccaAACTCTTAATTGGTatagaccaagcagcaacctccaatctaaaaacatgagtccagtgtggaagtgttaaaaactgcagttcatcaagtgtccgcttgaggctggctccggaagtaccggaaaccacacacacacccattcaaaaaagaccatctttacatcgtaaacatgtttacagcctggtgcaaaagacgagtgtagtctggatagctcatttctcaatcggcacacactgtagggggggggtgaattttttttcaaacactgcaatttcaaagatattaagactacgagtcttccaatgagaggcacagctgacttgattgacagccgggaacactatagctgtaAGCTAGTAgagctgtcaacgaatattctaaattctaatatatatattcgaatattttataaaaatggagattcgattgtgaaattTAATATTCGACTTTgggagtgggcgcactgcatgacaggtcagggactggtcacaggagtcacacatgcacagcgtgaagcagaaggcagagagaaatctttccatccccggatcctcagagtgctctgaacgcgtcttttcctccgctgggaacatagtgaataaaaagagatcggcactgtcctcttcacatgtggactgtcttgtgtttttggcaaataacctgtcaggcctaagaccctacattgacagggGACTaaaaagagcccgacaatcagtgacactgggataaaatgcagtttttcctctttttttatacaagcgccaagaatgtaagtggactactatttcgtttttaacttttacttcaattaatgttgatatttgcttcaatcactgaatgaagcctgcctatattagggacaagagtcaggaccttttaattgctcgcacaagtcttgttcagcactcactcagcgcattgcgcacagagaggggaggagggtgaGCGAGCAagcgagaggtctacggtcttaaaagtgttacggtatagaccactaagtcatttacttgttttgtaataggtatgttttaggcatgttaaatctaaaatgaaaatacatatacaagtagttatgtctccttgtattagtttgtccacctgttattgacataatgcgcaaatatagatattcgaatggttcgaacctatgggattttttagagcgaatattcaaacgtcattttggagcaattttgacagccctattgGCTAGTAGgatcaaagcctgcctctttatgtcacaattgctcgacagcagcaatatggctgccaccaacgattggcctcagaacagctcttcagaaacagatgggtgaggtcatggatactacgtccatattttatacagtctatggtgtaaacCTATACATTCATTGCAATAAGTAAAACGTGAAAATACATATTTGGGCTTATAATTGAGGAAAACTAAACTATAAATGAGTTTAAActaactgtaaaaaaatatgttgaatAATTACAGAGCATAAGGAAGCAGTTTTTAATTACCAGAAGGATCCATTACAACACATAAGCTGAGAAGTAACATAATTATACAAAGATACGTTAAAGACCGTAATGGTAGAATACTATTtttcttagaaaaaaaaaaaaaaatgtcaacattgcATGAGAAATGTTCAAATCTATTATTTGCATCAAAAATGATATTTTGCCCCAAATGTTGTCACCTAGTACATTTTGCTCACAGAAGCTAccacttttaaaatattttcaatgtGACAGAAGGGTCATATTTTGGGCCTAATATACTTTTAATTGCTGACTAATTTTGGTATGGCTTAAAAGGCAGATTATTCTGGATGGGGCAAGGTTTGTAGAAAATGCAGTTTGGAGTTGAAAAGCTTGTTAATGCTTTGAGAGAATTAGAAAGGCCAGATAATTCACCAGGCTTACGTAGACTTATGGCTAAAACAGAGGAAAGCTAATGTCGCGTGAAGTAGATTTCTATTATGTAAATATTGTTTCCTTCTACCATCATATTTACTGCCAGCTGTCTTGTGGCCATATCACAAACATTGAATGATCTTCAGAGAACAGGGAGTcgataaggaggaggaggagggggacggGACGCTAACGTCATGATTAAGTTAGCGGTGGCCTTGGAACGGCCCCCAGCTAATCAACTTAATCAGTCATGTGCTGAAGACCAGTCTGGTTTCCTGTTCATCACAGAGCCATCACAGCTGACTGTGCAAATCAATAATGTCTTTAACAATATGAAGGGGTGAATGTTGCTCTACACACAGGGTGACAGGATGTCCTGGAGTCTGATggaaggagaaggagatggAAGTGAGAGGAGCAGGAAGGGCTGAATGAGAGGAGCTGCAGTGAGGCTAACAGTGCTGTGTGGCTTTAGCACATGGAGTTAAATGGGATTTTGCGGCTGTACCTCTGTTCATTTGAGTTATGTTTATATTGTAAAAAGTTCTCCTgaagttctttttttctgtctgagaTGCTATAGAAGTGTTGAGTCCACACACGGGCTGTAACTTGTCGGCCTAAGAGAACAACTACAAACTGTTTCAGCCTGGTTGCTAACTAGAAgacaaacagcacaaacagaaacTCCTAAATATAAGTGCATAGTGTTTTATGAACAAGGACGTTCAGGCACATTTAAATGAGACAGAGTATGTGGCTAAGGAAATATAGAAGAGCCAAAGTGCATCCTGGTAAATGTAGGCATTGCTACGAGTAACATTTCTTTGAACGTAGCAGACGGTGGAGTGAAGTGTATTCTGGGTTTTATTTATTCCACGTATGCTAATCAATTTCTTTTATCCGTTCCAAATTGATAAAATGAAGGAGACAAAAAgctaatcttttctttttttggcatTAACTAAACACTTAAATGGTGCATTGTCGTTTTGCAAAAAAAGGAGTAATTGTTGtcgttaaaaaaaagtaaacacaccTAGAACCTGGGAGCAGACCCGTTTCTTCCTCTGACATCCAACATAGTACTTTGGATTTTGTTCTGCTTTCTGACCGTGGTTCATTTTCCTTTATGATTGATCACACTGAGGAATAAACTGATTCAGTTCATCACATGTATCCTCCACACCAGGACAAAAGAGTTGGAGCTATCTGCTTTCAACAAGAACAACCACGAAGTTCAAAGTGATCCGATTAAGAGGGTTTTATACATGCATGAAGCGCTTCATCACAATAAAACCATTTTGACATAGCTGGCACTACTACCCACCTCTACATATTGCTGTTCTGCATGCCCCCGCACCAGAGAAtacattctcctcctctctcatgtCAGGGACTTTAAAGGCCtgcttcttattttttatcAGTTATATTCTTTTTACCACTGAGATGTTCAACAACCCTGAGTTATTCTTAAGTCTCTAGTAAACAAGTTATGTTAGCTACACATCAGTTTTGCTCTGTACCCGCCATGTTTCTATTGGTACCAGCCATAACGGCACATAACGGCACATAACGGCACATGATGGCAACATGCACAGTAACAAAAGGTTTCCCCTAACCCCAAAGAAAGAATCAGTTATTACACCACCAACAATCCCAATATCGATCATAcacctagagctgggcgatattgaaaaagatgttatcacgatgacctatttcatatcagtcggtattgatcattttcacggtaaatatcaaatcattctttcatatcgTTTTAACGGCAGAgttttttctcctgagtgaaagttgaagacagtttgttagcttgtatctgggatttagtaGTTTAGTAAACAGCCAAAATATCTTCactaatgaagtttagtggTGAAGTTAGTGGCTGTTCTTgtcgagcatgttttcactctgctttgagctacTAGGTTTtacgttttcttcagtgtcgctgtcgctcatttcagctgtttacatttCTCTTCAAACGTCTTCAAGCCCGCCTACCTCTaaccctgtgacatgattggctgctCCATGCCGACTTCTTCTGTTCAAGTTTGGGTGGGAACTAGCGTTGATAACACACTCCCTAtctagtggttggggggtgtaatcaCAGGTTTAGATATATCAACGTTTTGTCGTACATTTGTAATATTTATATTGGTCTGATTGGTGTTTACATGGAGCATTTATATTCTGAGTATATAGTTATTCCAAGTACAAGTGGTCCATAGAAACATCAGTTTCACTCACAGCCTCTGGATGTCCTGTCAGAGATTTTCAAAAAGCTTTTTTGTGATTTACTTGTTTATAAGTTtaagtttatatttttttcccttttaaagTACCTAGACAAGAAAACTTTGATAGCCGACATGTTGCAATCTTTGACGAATGCAACACTCAAAAGAAAGTGTACACTGCACTATCGTCCTGTGGTACTTATGAGTTCTTATTTGCTGCACTTAAAACAGGAGTTGCTTCTGGCAGCTAGAATGTGTATTGTTGCTGTAAAAGCGACTGCGTTGTTTACTGGTTGCCGTGTTTACTGGGGTACTTGCAAATACCACTCCCATATTTAAGGCTGCATCAGATACTGGTATCAGCACAGCTCTAGTCCAAATGTCGAGTTTTAACTCTCCTTTGAGATGGAGACAcattaaatgaaagaaacattAATGATAAGGGTGTAAGAGTCACATTTACTGGAAGCACCAGAACATGTTCCATAATAAAACCAAAGTCAAAAAGGAGAGTAAAGCTGCTGAGCtgcaggttttgttttttttcggGCCACCTACCTGCACTGACTGTAAAGTTTGAAGAATTTAAATGCAGTTTGATGCTACAACTTCCAAATGCCTGTCAAATTGTGGTAGAGTAATAAATCATCAGCCTTTGTGGGTGTACATGTGGCCCATCTGCTGCTGTTACAGGGAAAGTTTTCGGTCAGGTCTAGACTGGCTCTGTAATACAGTACATACCAGCAGATCAGCTGTGAGCAGATCCTGGGTTCATTTATAGCCATGGCCTTGTGTCCCTGCACGTCTGCCTGGCAACTCCTCACTCTGCTGCTCCAACTCCTCCAGCTCACCCACCTCTCAGACACTTTGGCCCCGTTAGACTCTCACCATGTCTAATTACTAGATACGCAGCAGTCTGGGGAATTTAAATGTAGGACATTCTTTATGTAGCTTAAATGTGGGCGTCATAGCAGCTTTGAGTTTGCTCCACCTGTAACTGTTTGTCTCCTGTTCTCTACAGCTCCCCGGGGCTCCTATTGATGAAGAAAGTGGGCAACATGTGGAGCAACCTGAAGAGCAAATGTCAGACTCTGTTTCACACCAGCAGCTCGGGACCCGGTGAGAGCAAGGCAGACGCCGATGCCGTCCACTGCGTGCTCGATCTCGGCCAAGGCGGCTCCGATGAGGCTCAGACGTCGGAAGTCCCCAGCCCATCCCGGAGCCTCCTGCCGGTTCCTATGGTAACAGCAGGACGCCGCCATCACAACTGTGTGTCGGATATCCCACAAATAGTAGAGATCACCATCGACAAGGACACTGAGGATGTGCGGGGAGGATTAGGGGGTGTTCCTCTGGCACGTAGAGACTCTTATTCCCGTCATGCCCCATGGGGGGGCAagaaaaaacattcatgttCCACAAAAACCCAGAGTTCTCTGGAGGCGGACAGGCGGTCCGGGCGTTTACGGGGTAGTGGGAATCGCAGGGACCGGCGTTATGGGGTTGGCTCTATCCAGGAAATGAGCGACTCTATTTCTGGGGGGCGGAGTCTGAACGCTCGCTCTCTGCGCCAGCGGCTGAGTGATACTGTTGGGCTGTGTTTACCTCTCCCCCCTCGCAGACGCTCCCGCTCAGCCAAGAACCCGGTCACCTCCAAACGAAAGATCCACCTGACAGAGCTGATGTTGGAGACCTGCCCCTTCCCCCCAGGATCAGACCTCGCACACAAGTGGCACCTGATCAAGCAGCACACAGCGCCGGTAAGCCCGCATTCCTCCACCGCCCTGCTCGATGCCTTCGACCCCGCCCACCCTTCACCCGAGGACGAGGAGGAGCGTCTGCGTGAGCGCCGCAGACTCAGCATCGAGGAAGGTGTGGACCCTCCACCCAACGCACAGATCCACACCCTGGAGGCCTCAGTGCCGGGCTCCTCTCTCTACAAACTGGGACCAAAGATGGCTCCTGGCATGGGGGAGGCCTCTGGGGAGGTCCGGGCCTTGGGGTCCGGAAGCTCTGCAGGTGCTGGTTCATCAGGGGCTTGTGGGTCCGTGTCGGGGGCTGCAGGGTCGGCCCAGGACTGTGACTCTGAGGAGGACTCAACCACGCTCTGTCTGCAGGCCAGGAGGCCCAAACAGAGGCACGCCTCAGGGGAAGGACATCTGAGCCGACAGCAGCCTGGACCCTGGAAGGTCCACACCCAGATAGACTACATCCACTGCCTGGTGCCGGACCTGTGGCAGATCACAGCTCTGCCCTGCTACTGGGGAGTGATGGACCGCTACGAGGCTGAGGCGTTGCTGGACGGACGGCCGGAGGGCACCTTCCTGCTGCGTGACTCGGCCCAGGAGGTCTACCTCTTCTCCGTAAGCTTCCGCCGTTACAACCGCTCGCTGCACGCCCGCATCGAGCAGTGGAACCACAACTTCAGCTTTGACGCCCACGACCCGTGTGTTTTCCACTCTTCCACCGTCACAGGACTGCTGGAGCACTACAAGGACCCCAGCGCCTGCATGTTTTTTGAACCGCTGCTCACCGCACCGCTCAATCGGACTTTTCCTTTCGGCCTGCAGCACCTGGCTCGGGCCGCTATCTGCCGCTGGACCACTTACGATGGTATAGGCTCTCTGCCGCTGCCCCCTGCCCTGCAGGACTTCCTCAAGGAGTATCACTATAAACAGAAAGTACGAGTCCGCTGGCTGGAGAGGGAACCGCCACTCAAGGTCAAATAGGGTGGGCTTCTCCTTGCCTGtacacacactgcaggaggaTTACACATCCATAGGAGTGTACACAACCTCATTTGAGCTGTAGAGACATTACTCTCTTTCTGGTGGGGGATGAGATCTAAATGTAACAAGCTATACAAGATTCATTCTAATCTTTGTTTTAGTTATTACTCACATCACAGAAATACATATGATTATATTCAGTATAACGCTGTCTGGCAAgcacatgtttttgtgttgaacAGGTTGTTTTGACAGGGAGTGGAGGCACAAATATCCGAGCTTTGTGTCTTTTCTCTCCTGCTTTGTGCTAAATGTCTGCCTGATCCCACCACATCATCACCTGCCTGTTCACCTGCCTGCATGCCTCCCTCTTCATCCCAAACTGCTATTTAGGCCCACACGGCTCCATTGTACAGGTCACTTTGtgttccccctttttttctttccccctcCCCTGAGTTTGTCGAAGCACAGAGCGAAGCACCTTCAcaggaggtgtgtgtgggtTGAGAGGGCATCTGGAGGTGCTGTCGGTGTAATGCAGTCACAGCTCGTCCCATGGATAGAGCTACATACTTTGCCATCGCTCTGCACACATGCAGCTGAGACGACAGATTCAGAGAGATCAGGACATCAGGGAAATGAAGTGCTTTCTAAGGGCTATAGATTAGTCTTTGATCTTTGTTCCTCTTTAGCAGTAATGTGACGGATGATCAATCGGtttactgtgttttatttcaagaGCAAGGCAAGCTTGTCAACTTTATTCCCACTGTGGGGTGTGAACTTCAGACAGGGAGGGGACAGGACCCTGATACTGCTAGCCAAGCATTCTAcaaaaatgcaaacacagagtgaaatcaagaaaaacataaaatgcaTTGGGCTTAAATTTTTAGTGTTACACCTGCTTCCTTCAATCTGCCTCTTTTAGGGTTATCTGACACGCACAAAAGCTTCAATGTTGGAACTCTAAGCCACGTATTTGTCAATCAGTATGCAGAATATTTTCCGAACATGAAGTCAATTAGTAGTTCAGTCTATTTAATGTCAAAAGGTTGCAAAACAAATAACTTTTTCCAACCAACAGTCCAAAACCCAAAGACTCTGTTCACTGTCATCAGTGacaaaggaaaaacagaaagtCCTCACGTTATTAAAGAAACCGCAGAGAGATTTTCAATAtttgtttgtgaaacagctcaAACTCAAACAATAACCCAAAAAGTTCTGATAATTTCCtcttgaatgttttaaatgttgcagGTTTATAGttttattcaacacattttcctcctccttccactgAGGTCACCAAACATTTCTTCCTGCTGTTCAgtattttcttcctcctctaatCAATGATTTAGAGGTTCTTAATAGTAAGTTCTTGGAGAACATATCATGTGACTCAATCCTGGTCCTTTCCTAATTTAAGACTTGATTTAAACAAAAATCATACTCATTCATTTCAGAACAACCTATCAGCTGTGGCGAAAAGGGACCTGACATTCGATTTACCTTGCATTTGGCAGGTAAAGGTGCTAATTTGACTCCCTGAGTCGCAAACAGGAAACCCTAACCCTCGTCTCTGAGACCTCACGACTGAATTCTTTGAGCTCAGTTTTAACAAAGCCCATTTTTAAAGAGGTATTTTAAGCATTGACTGCAGCTGACACTCACTTGAGTTATGTAATATTACtagtgtgcgtgcgtgcgtgcatttgcatgtgcgtgtgcgcgtgcgtgcttgcgtgtgcgtgcgtgcgtgcgtgtgtgtgtgtgtgtgtgtgtgtgtgtgtgtggaaatgaAAGACCCTGAGTCTCCTCACATTTTGTCAGTTGAATCCTCGCACTTTGTTTCATTGTAACAGCATCACAGGATGCCAACTTCACCAACAAACTCTGAAAACAGGCCTGAAGCTCTCACTAAGTTGCAGCTTGGAGAAAGTGTATCCATAGTGCTGTATTCCTCTCCAACACAAGCTGACACTGGGAACAAATCCTGGAGGAACACTGGATGTCCATGCTTAAAATCtgagtttctttttttgccCGGCTACTGCTACTTACTAGAATACAGCTCAAGTTTATCCTACATCTAATCCTGTTAGATGATGTGTTTTAAATTCAGGTGATGTGAactgaaattgtaaaaaaaaagtagtctGGTGGATGCTGTATGATTCCTTTGACAGCCCAACCTTGTGAAAAACTCTGACAAGCATGCATCTGACAGATAAAACATTTGACACATGTTGCCCCCgaggaaaacaacaaatataaacCTTTATAAATTATAAATCCAACTTTGATTCAACTGACAAAAAGTCCTGAACAGTCCAATGGTGCATTTAGGACACAAATGTTCAGTTTTGAGCTCTTTGTGAagagaaaataagtaaaactcTGGTGCTTTATAAGAAAAACATTCATCCTGTTTCAGTTTGTAATCCTAAACTGAAGCAGACGGTGCTTTTATCACTGTCAGTGAGACCGAAGCGACAATGAGGGACGACCTCttccctccctcactcactgACGGTACACATCAAAGTTTCTGTTCCTAATGAAATGTTCTCGGTGCTATCACAAATTAGCAACATTTCCAGGTGTCTTACATACACCTGTTGTCTCTGGCCGCGCTACGGCCTGTGTGCTAGTGTTAGTGTCTTATCTGGGCCTTTTCCAGCCCGTGTGTAAAATATGTCGGAGCAACAAATCAACGTCAAGCCTTCGCCTGCGGTCTCCGGCCTGACATACAAATCCTAATGAGAGCGCATTAAGCTAACTCTGAACTTTAACAGACGTGGCCTAAATATTTTACAGTTGTGGAAGGAGATTTTGCAGGAAAAATAGCCACAATAGTTATTTATATTGATACATATTGATATTTATTACTTTATAGAATATAATATTAAGCTACTAGGCTAGTAACTAAGATCAGCCCAACAGAGGctagaaaacaacaacacagagttcAACATGTAAAGCAGTTTCACATTGAAAATCTGTTTCTTAAGTTCTCTGAGAGGATTTTATCATGCAGCCTGAATATAAGATCATAAAAGGtcaaaaagctgtttttgtggGACTAGCTCACTAACATTAGCTTGAGTGCATAGGCACAATATGCACTGTAAATGCCAGAAACAGCCACAGACTTGATCtctactttaatttattttcaccACATCATTCAATGTACTGATTTTCTTTGGATTTGAAAATTATGCCCACAGATATAACACAAATATGCAGCAAAAATGACCtactgttgttttaaaaaatgagtacTACAATCTGTAAACAGTGCAGCAGAGTCGAGTGGTTACCTTTCCAACatttagagaaaataaaactttaaagttTACAGATTTGAACCCTGCAGGTCAGGTGTGAAACTAAAACTTTAGAGCTGCGAGGTCTGAGATCATGACCACTACAGAGTTCACAGTAGTTCATGTTTGTCCTCTCAGTGAGGATGAATCATGGAGCAAACAACAGTGTGTCATAACCATCAGGATGAAGCTCAATTATGTATCAAATTACAGTTTGTCAGACTGCTcctcctgctcaccctgttaaTCACACATCAGCGCCCTGAAGTTAAAACTTCCTAAGGCCTTACCATGAGTATATTTATCCGACAGGTAACAGGTGTTCCAAGAGAACTGGTGTAAGGGCTGAAGTGTTGTatcttcatctctctcctgAAGCTTgaatttaatgaacatttcctgCATTCAAAAG
This genomic interval from Notolabrus celidotus isolate fNotCel1 chromosome 4, fNotCel1.pri, whole genome shotgun sequence contains the following:
- the socs5b gene encoding suppressor of cytokine signaling 5b, yielding MKKVGNMWSNLKSKCQTLFHTSSSGPGESKADADAVHCVLDLGQGGSDEAQTSEVPSPSRSLLPVPMVTAGRRHHNCVSDIPQIVEITIDKDTEDVRGGLGGVPLARRDSYSRHAPWGGKKKHSCSTKTQSSLEADRRSGRLRGSGNRRDRRYGVGSIQEMSDSISGGRSLNARSLRQRLSDTVGLCLPLPPRRRSRSAKNPVTSKRKIHLTELMLETCPFPPGSDLAHKWHLIKQHTAPVSPHSSTALLDAFDPAHPSPEDEEERLRERRRLSIEEGVDPPPNAQIHTLEASVPGSSLYKLGPKMAPGMGEASGEVRALGSGSSAGAGSSGACGSVSGAAGSAQDCDSEEDSTTLCLQARRPKQRHASGEGHLSRQQPGPWKVHTQIDYIHCLVPDLWQITALPCYWGVMDRYEAEALLDGRPEGTFLLRDSAQEVYLFSVSFRRYNRSLHARIEQWNHNFSFDAHDPCVFHSSTVTGLLEHYKDPSACMFFEPLLTAPLNRTFPFGLQHLARAAICRWTTYDGIGSLPLPPALQDFLKEYHYKQKVRVRWLEREPPLKVK